The Anopheles coluzzii chromosome 2, AcolN3, whole genome shotgun sequence genome window below encodes:
- the LOC125906877 gene encoding uncharacterized protein LOC125906877, whose product MLHSPPVRDVSTPDGVTPSADPAASGSKSPHVPTPPVPNTPRVPEPSACDAMLMPPESQIDTLNAMQLKPPEMDTTDIQTFFFALENWFDAWNITTNQHIRRFNILRTRIPLRVLPELRPLLENIRQYATDRYEVAKRAIIEHFEESQRSRLHRLLAEMNLGDRKPSQLLAEMRRAANGAMTDSMLVDLWIGRLPPYVQSAVIATNTDTNDRAKVADSVMDSFALYHRTGPYQTIHEVRNEDFERLSRHVTELGQRLDAVLSKLNERERARPRSRTRQRQPNQDAVTPSGHCYYHTQYGQAARNCRAPCSFNNRRQSSNSATVSD is encoded by the coding sequence ATGTTGCACAGTCCGCCGGTCCGCGACGTATCGACTCCCGATGGCGTAACCCCGAGTGCCGATCCAGCCGCGAGTGGATCCAAATCGCCTCACGTACCAACACCGCCCGTTCCGAATACCCCGCGTGTACCAGAGCCGTCCGCCTGCGACGCCATGCTTATGCCGCCCGAATCGCAGATTGACACTTTGAATGCCATGCAGCTGAAACCACCGGAGATGGACACCACTGACATTCAAACCTTTTTCTTCGCATTGGAAAACTGGTTCGATGCGTGGAATATCACCACGAACCAACATATTCGCCGTTTTAACATTCTTAGAACGCGTATACCGCTTCGTGTCCTTCCTGAGCTTCGCCCCCTGTTGGAGAACATACGACAGTACGCTACGGACCGTTACGAGGTAGCAAAGCGTGCAATAATTGAGCACTTTGAAGAGTCGCAACGAAGCCGCTTGCATCGTCTGCTTGCCGAAATGAACCTCGGGGACCGAAAACCATCGCAGCTATTAGCGGAGATGCGCCGCGCCGCAAATGGAGCAATGACGGACTCTATGCTGGTAGATTTGTGGATCGGCCGTCTCCCGCCATACGTCCAGTCCGCCGTTATTGCCACTAACACGGATACCAACGATCGAGCTAAAGTAGCAGACTCTGTTATGGATTCGTTCGCGTTATACCACCGAACGGGCCCGTACCAAACCATCCACGAAGTACGCAACGAGGACTTCGAACGTCTTTCTCGGCACGTAACGGAATTAGGTCAGCGCTTGGACGCCGTACTGAGCAAGCTCAACGAACGAGAACGCGCGCGACCACGCTCACGTACCCGGCAACGTCAACCGAACCAGGATGCGGTAACACCCAGCGGACACTGCTATTACCACACGCAGTACGGGCAAGCGGCGCGGAACTGTCGTGCCCCCTGCTCCTTCAACAATCGGCGGCAGAGTAGTAACTCGGCCACTGTTTCCGATTGA